The genomic DNA GAACCCGCCTGTAATTCTCGCGAGCATATCTCTTAAATACTGTTGTTGCCCAGATCATGATGGGCAGCACAGTGAACGTCAACAGCGATAATCTTACGTTCATGCTCAGCATGACGATGACGATCCCGACCAGGGCAAACAGGTCGCGAGCGACGGCCAATATCGCCCAGGTGATAAATTCCCTGAGCACACCGACATCATTGATCACCCTGGTGATGACGCGACCAACGCTGTAATGGCTGTAAAAACCGAGCGAGAGGTTCTGTAAATGTTCGAAAAGGTGCGAACGCAGATCATAAATGATAGATTGGCCGACTCTGGCCATCAGATTGACCCGCAGAAATGTTGAGATCCATTGGAT from Candidatus Obscuribacterales bacterium includes the following:
- a CDS encoding ABC transporter transmembrane domain-containing protein — its product is MSIPPPNEDLAFKGYDPQISRRLLVFLRPYRWQFISAIGLMLVSSAAAVTGPYLVKVAIDSGLAAGSITVLRQTILFYLLIAIIQWISTFLRVNLMARVGQSIIYDLRSHLFEHLQNLSLGFYSHYSVGRVITRVINDVGVLREFITWAILAVARDLFALVGIVIVMLSMNVRLSLLTFTVLPIMIWATTVFKRYARENYRRV